The Acropora muricata isolate sample 2 chromosome 5, ASM3666990v1, whole genome shotgun sequence genome includes a window with the following:
- the LOC136918351 gene encoding arylamine N-acetyltransferase, pineal gland isozyme NAT-10-like → MMDVQFTPEEVEDYLARIHYTGPMEPTTGVLFNLHRCHIQTVPFENLSGYGKEKITLSKEWLFDKIVRRHRGGFCYELNTLFSSLLDYIGFKVKKHAASVIRKTGIFGPPFDHLITMVDVEDELWLSDVGFGDLFWMPLRFTDSPEHQEQPSGIYRIRKDGDCYFYEEKVKIVVDEFGREEMEKDESFPPSDSSWGSRYRFDLIPRKTEDFLEMLEHHQTDLSSPLTHHRFCTVAKPWGRVTLSGNKLIISRFIGDNKVKKESLEIVGGEEEVVKELEQKMGIRREACLYPVGSLFHGLCWDT, encoded by the coding sequence ATGATGGACGTTCAATTCACCCCTGAAGAAGTCGAAGATTATTTAGCTCGGATCCACTACACCGGTCCTATGGAACCAACAACTGGTGTGTTGTTCAATCTGCATCGTTGTCATATTCAAACAGTGCCGTTTGAAAATCTGAGTGGATatggtaaggaaaaaataacattgTCTAAAGAATGGCTGTTCGACAAGATTGTTCGTCGACATCGCGGAGGCTTTTGCTATGAACTCAACACTTTGTTTTCATCCCTCCTTGATTATATTGGTTTCAAAGTCAAGAAACATGCTGCTTCGGTTATAAGGAAGACAGGAATCTTTGGCCCACCTTTTGATCACCTGATCACTATGGTGGATGTCGAAGATGAGTTGTGGCTGTCAGATGTTGGTTTTGGTGACTTATTTTGGATGCCTCTTCGTTTTACTGACTCGCCTGAGCACCAGGAACAACCAAGTGGAATTTATCGAATTCGTAAAGACGGAGATTGTTATTTCTACGAGGAGAAAGTCAAAATAGTTGTCGACGAGTTTGGTCGAGAGGAAATGGAAAAGGACGAGTCTTTTCCGCCGAGTGATTCCTCGTGGGGCAGTCGCTATAGGTTCGATCTTATTCCCAGAAAGACAGAGGACTTCCTGGAAATGTTGGAACATCACCAAACAGATTTAAGTTCGCCATTAACCCATCATCGATTCTGCACTGTCGCGAAACCCTGGGGAAGGGTTACTCTTTCTGGAAACAAACTTATAATTTCAAGATTCATTGGAGACAACAAAGTCAAGAAAGAATCCTTGGAAATTGTGGGAGGAGAGGAGGAGGTCGTAAAGGAACTTGAACAGAAAATGGGAATAAGAAGAGAAGCTTGCCTGTACCCTGTTGGGTCCCTGTTTCATGGCTTATGTTGGGACACATag